One stretch of Amycolatopsis tolypomycina DNA includes these proteins:
- a CDS encoding IS3 family transposase, producing the protein MIYRYRFISEHRTEFGVKRLCQVLGLRRQGFHEWVAAEAGRARRAEAEAELVRLITEIHAEHQGAYGVPRITAELHRRGIVVNHKRVERLMRAHGLAGITRRKRRTTTRPAAGPVTPVQDLIRRDFTAEKPGTRLVGDITCLPTFEGWLYLATVIDLHTREVVGHAMADHMRTDLVCDAIDLATARGLIQPDAVFHSDRGVQYTSSQFRAALAEHRIRPSVGRVGSCYDNAVAEAFFATLKTEIGTTIWRTRAQARQDVFTWLRYYNHNRLHSTIGQNTPAEARTSYRQALAA; encoded by the coding sequence ATGATCTACCGCTACCGGTTCATCTCCGAACACCGCACCGAGTTCGGTGTCAAGCGGTTGTGCCAGGTCCTGGGCCTGCGCCGGCAAGGCTTCCACGAGTGGGTCGCCGCCGAAGCCGGCCGTGCCCGGCGGGCGGAGGCCGAGGCCGAACTGGTCAGGCTGATCACCGAGATCCATGCCGAACACCAGGGTGCCTACGGCGTCCCGCGGATCACCGCCGAACTGCACCGCCGCGGGATCGTGGTGAATCACAAGCGGGTGGAGCGGCTGATGCGCGCACATGGCCTGGCCGGGATCACCCGCCGCAAACGCCGCACCACCACCCGGCCTGCGGCCGGCCCGGTCACCCCGGTTCAGGACCTGATCCGCCGGGACTTCACCGCCGAGAAACCCGGGACACGGCTGGTCGGGGACATCACCTGCCTGCCCACCTTCGAGGGCTGGCTCTACCTGGCCACCGTCATCGACCTGCACACCCGGGAGGTCGTCGGCCATGCCATGGCCGACCACATGCGCACCGACCTGGTCTGCGACGCCATCGACCTCGCGACCGCCCGCGGCCTCATCCAGCCCGACGCGGTGTTTCACTCCGACCGCGGCGTCCAATACACGAGCAGCCAGTTCCGGGCCGCCCTCGCCGAGCATCGGATCCGCCCGTCGGTCGGGCGGGTGGGGTCCTGCTACGACAACGCCGTCGCCGAAGCCTTCTTCGCCACCCTTAAAACCGAGATCGGCACCACGATCTGGCGGACACGAGCCCAGGCGCGCCAGGACGTGTTCACCTGGCTGCGCTACTACAACCACAACCGGCTGCACTCCACCATCGGCCAGAACACCCCCGCCGAAGCCCGAACCAGCTACCGTCAGGCCCTGGCTGCCTGA
- a CDS encoding Smr/MutS family protein, producing MKLKLDLHDIYNRGGEIDRALRAVIDEAVAKKAPLVEIIPGKGSGQLKKHVLRFLERKDVKALYHRVEKDKDNFGRVFVHFRWK from the coding sequence GTGAAGCTGAAGCTGGACCTGCACGACATCTACAACCGCGGCGGCGAGATCGACCGCGCGCTGCGGGCGGTCATCGACGAGGCGGTGGCCAAGAAGGCCCCGCTGGTCGAGATCATCCCGGGCAAGGGGTCGGGGCAGCTGAAGAAACACGTCCTGCGGTTCCTCGAGCGCAAGGACGTCAAGGCGCTCTACCACCGGGTCGAAAAGGACAAGGACAACTTCGGCAGGGTGTTCGTGCACTTCCGCTGGAAGTGA
- a CDS encoding ATP-binding cassette domain-containing protein: MSKPTRKNAPHVADSHDLIRVHGARVNNLKDVSVELPKRRLTVFTGVSGSGKSSLVFSTIAAESQRLINETYSTFVQGFMPTLARPDVDVLDGITTAIIVDQERMGANPHSTVGTATDANAMLRILFSRLGTPHIGSPQAFSFNVASISGAGAVTIEKGGRQIKERRSFSITGGMCPRCEGRGKVNDIDLTALFDENKSLNEGAITIPGYSMEGWYGRIFRGSGFFDPDKPIKKYTKKQFADLVYKEPTKIKVEGINLTYSGLVPSIQKSFLSKDVDAMQPHIRAFVERAVTFQTCPDCDGTRLSAEARSSKIDGLSIADACAMQISDLAAWVAKLSEPSVAPLLDALKHTLDSFVEIGLGYLSLDRPSGTLSGGEAQRTKMIRHLGSSLTDVTYVFDEPTIGLHPHDIQRMNDLLLQLRDKGNTVLVVEHKPEAIAIADHVVDLGPRAGTEGGEIVFEGTVDGLRASGTLTGRHLDDRASLKPSVRTPSGFLEVRGASTHNLQDVDVDIPLGVLVVVTGVAGSGKSSLIHGSVSGGEGVVTVDQTGIRGSRRSNPATYTGLLEPIRKAFAKANGVKPALFSANSEGACPNCNGAGVVYTDLGIMAGTATPCEVCEGKRFNAEVLEYTFGGRDISEVLGMSVSAAQAFFSSGDAALPAAHKILTHLSDVGLGYLTLGQPLTTLSGGERQRIKLATHMAEQGGVYVLDEPTAGLHLADVEQLLGLLDRLVDAGKSVIVIEHHQAVMAHADWIVDLGPGAGHDGGKIVFEGTPAQLVKARKKTLTGKHLAEYVG, from the coding sequence ATGAGCAAGCCCACGAGGAAGAACGCACCGCACGTCGCCGACAGCCACGACCTGATCCGCGTCCACGGCGCGCGCGTGAACAACCTCAAGGACGTCAGCGTCGAGCTGCCCAAGCGGCGCCTGACGGTGTTCACCGGGGTCTCCGGCTCCGGCAAGAGCTCCCTGGTGTTCAGCACGATCGCCGCCGAGTCGCAGCGGCTGATCAACGAGACCTACAGCACCTTCGTGCAGGGGTTCATGCCGACGCTGGCCAGACCCGACGTCGACGTCCTCGACGGGATCACCACCGCGATCATCGTCGACCAGGAGCGGATGGGCGCCAACCCGCACTCCACGGTCGGCACCGCCACCGACGCGAACGCGATGCTGCGCATCCTGTTCAGCAGGCTCGGCACCCCGCACATCGGTTCGCCGCAGGCGTTCTCGTTCAACGTCGCCTCGATCAGCGGCGCCGGCGCGGTCACCATCGAAAAGGGTGGCCGGCAGATCAAGGAGCGCCGCAGCTTCAGCATCACCGGCGGCATGTGCCCGCGCTGCGAGGGCCGCGGCAAGGTCAACGACATCGATCTCACCGCGCTGTTCGACGAGAACAAGTCCCTCAACGAAGGCGCGATCACGATCCCGGGCTACAGCATGGAGGGCTGGTACGGCCGCATCTTCCGCGGCTCCGGCTTCTTCGACCCGGACAAGCCGATCAAGAAGTACACCAAGAAGCAGTTCGCCGACCTGGTCTACAAGGAACCGACGAAGATCAAGGTCGAGGGCATCAACCTGACCTACTCCGGGCTGGTGCCGTCGATCCAGAAGTCCTTCCTCTCCAAGGACGTCGACGCGATGCAGCCGCACATCCGCGCGTTCGTCGAGCGGGCGGTGACGTTCCAGACCTGCCCAGACTGCGACGGCACGCGGCTGTCGGCGGAGGCGCGGTCGTCGAAGATCGACGGGCTCAGCATCGCCGACGCGTGCGCGATGCAGATCAGCGACCTCGCCGCGTGGGTGGCGAAGCTGTCCGAGCCGTCGGTCGCGCCGCTGCTGGACGCGCTGAAGCACACGCTCGACTCGTTCGTCGAGATCGGCCTCGGCTACCTCTCGCTCGACCGTCCATCCGGGACACTCTCGGGTGGGGAAGCCCAGCGCACCAAGATGATCCGGCACCTCGGGTCGTCGCTGACCGACGTGACGTACGTCTTCGACGAGCCGACGATCGGCCTGCACCCGCACGACATCCAGCGCATGAACGACCTGCTGCTGCAGCTGCGCGACAAGGGCAACACGGTGCTGGTCGTGGAGCACAAGCCGGAGGCGATCGCGATCGCCGACCACGTGGTCGACCTCGGCCCGCGCGCCGGCACCGAGGGCGGCGAGATCGTCTTCGAGGGCACTGTGGACGGTCTGCGGGCCAGCGGCACGCTGACCGGGCGGCACCTGGACGACCGCGCGTCGCTGAAGCCGTCGGTGCGCACGCCGTCGGGCTTCCTCGAGGTGCGCGGGGCGTCGACGCACAACCTGCAGGACGTCGACGTCGACATCCCGCTGGGCGTGCTGGTCGTCGTGACCGGGGTGGCGGGCTCGGGCAAGAGCTCGCTGATCCACGGCTCGGTGTCCGGCGGCGAGGGCGTGGTGACGGTCGACCAGACGGGCATCCGCGGCTCCCGCCGGAGCAACCCGGCGACGTACACGGGCCTGCTGGAGCCGATCCGCAAGGCGTTCGCCAAGGCCAACGGCGTGAAGCCGGCGCTGTTCAGCGCGAACTCCGAAGGCGCGTGCCCGAACTGCAACGGCGCCGGCGTGGTCTACACGGACCTGGGGATCATGGCGGGCACCGCGACACCGTGCGAGGTGTGCGAGGGCAAGCGGTTCAACGCCGAGGTGCTGGAGTACACCTTCGGCGGCCGCGACATCAGCGAGGTGCTGGGCATGTCGGTGTCCGCGGCGCAGGCTTTCTTCTCGTCCGGCGACGCCGCGCTGCCGGCGGCGCACAAGATCCTGACGCACCTGTCCGACGTCGGCCTCGGCTACCTGACACTGGGCCAGCCCCTGACGACCCTGTCCGGCGGCGAGCGGCAGCGCATCAAGCTGGCGACGCACATGGCGGAGCAGGGCGGCGTGTACGTCCTGGACGAGCCGACGGCTGGCCTGCACCTGGCCGACGTCGAGCAGCTGCTGGGCCTGCTGGACCGGCTGGTGGACGCGGGCAAGTCGGTGATCGTCATCGAGCACCACCAGGCGGTGATGGCCCACGCGGACTGGATCGTCGACCTGGGCCCGGGCGCCGGCCACGACGGCGGGAAGATCGTGTTCGAGGGGACGCCTGCTCAGCTGGTGAAGGCGCGGAAGAAGACGCTGACCGGGAAGCACCTCGCGGAGTACGTCGGCTGA
- a CDS encoding fatty acid desaturase family protein, with protein sequence MTTTEISTGSDFARLSHRISAAGLMNRRPGYYTARIAVVTGLFAAGWVAFALLGNSWWQLAVAAFMAVMFGQIALLSHDLAHKQVFRRRRPAEIAGMLAGNLGIGMSYGWWMDKHTRHHANPNHEELDPDVDPDILVWSKDQARHASGVARFVGRYQAFLFFPLLTLEGLNLHWSGIRAARRPGLRYRGVEAALLAGHFGLYLGALFTVLSPGMALLFFAVHQGLWGVYMGSIFAPNHKGMPTLTGRPELDFLRKQVLTSRNVRGGLVTDVALGGLNYQIEHHLFPSMPSPHLRRAQPVVQAYCAELGIPYLQTSLVESYRQALTHLHEAGAPLRNRS encoded by the coding sequence GTGACCACGACAGAGATCAGCACCGGCAGCGACTTCGCCCGGCTGAGCCACCGCATCTCCGCCGCCGGCCTGATGAACCGCCGTCCCGGCTACTACACCGCCCGCATCGCCGTCGTCACCGGGTTGTTCGCCGCCGGCTGGGTCGCCTTCGCCCTGCTGGGGAACTCCTGGTGGCAGCTCGCCGTCGCGGCCTTCATGGCTGTCATGTTCGGGCAGATCGCCCTGCTCTCGCACGATCTCGCGCACAAGCAGGTCTTCCGGCGACGGCGGCCTGCCGAGATCGCCGGGATGCTCGCCGGGAACCTCGGGATCGGGATGAGCTACGGCTGGTGGATGGACAAGCACACCCGCCACCACGCCAACCCGAACCACGAGGAGCTCGACCCGGACGTCGACCCGGACATCCTCGTGTGGTCGAAGGACCAGGCCCGCCACGCGAGCGGCGTCGCGCGGTTCGTCGGGCGGTACCAGGCGTTCCTGTTCTTCCCGCTGCTCACCCTCGAAGGCCTCAACCTGCACTGGTCCGGCATCCGCGCGGCCCGCAGGCCGGGGCTGCGTTACCGCGGCGTGGAAGCCGCGCTGCTCGCCGGGCACTTCGGCCTGTACCTCGGTGCGCTGTTCACCGTGCTCTCCCCCGGCATGGCGCTGCTGTTCTTCGCCGTCCACCAGGGACTGTGGGGTGTCTACATGGGATCGATCTTCGCGCCCAACCACAAGGGCATGCCGACGCTGACCGGGCGCCCCGAGCTCGACTTCCTCCGCAAGCAGGTGCTGACGTCGCGCAACGTCCGCGGCGGCCTCGTCACCGACGTCGCCCTCGGCGGGCTCAACTACCAGATCGAGCACCACCTGTTCCCGAGCATGCCGTCGCCGCACCTGCGGCGGGCGCAGCCGGTCGTCCAGGCCTACTGCGCCGAGCTGGGCATCCCGTACCTGCAGACGAGCCTGGTCGAGTCCTACCGGCAGGCGCTCACCCACCTGCACGAAGCTGGGGCCCCTCTCAGGAACCGTTCGTAG
- a CDS encoding MBL fold metallo-hydrolase, translated as MRKMIEALRDLPAAFGAKAAGARAERVRSSPQFDGKVFRNAAPRHPMTAASMRTIFREMFFGEHRELRKPGSAVPLVAAEPVLSADGLHLTWYGHASTLVELDGARVLLDPVWSDRVSPAAFAGPRRLHEPPVPLSGLGRIDAVVISHDHYDHLDLATVRALVASSEAPFLVPLGVGAHLERWRVPADRIIELDWHEEAKVAGIRFVATPAQHFSGRGITNDDTLWASWALLGPSHRVFYSGDTGYFDGFAAIGAEHGPFDAALIQIGAYAPHWPDIHMTPEEGVAAGLDVRAKLLVPVHWATFQLAMHPWGEPADRVWTEAKEADLPLAIPRPGERIDTAAPPPVDGWWQAL; from the coding sequence ATGAGGAAGATGATCGAGGCCCTGCGGGACCTGCCCGCGGCGTTCGGCGCGAAGGCCGCCGGCGCCCGGGCCGAGCGGGTCCGCTCCTCGCCGCAGTTCGACGGCAAGGTGTTCCGCAACGCGGCGCCGCGGCACCCGATGACCGCGGCCTCGATGCGGACCATCTTCCGCGAGATGTTCTTCGGCGAGCACCGTGAGCTGCGCAAACCGGGCAGCGCGGTGCCGCTGGTCGCGGCGGAGCCGGTGCTGTCCGCCGACGGCCTGCACCTGACGTGGTACGGCCACGCGTCCACGCTGGTCGAGCTCGACGGCGCCCGCGTGCTGCTCGACCCGGTGTGGAGCGACCGCGTGTCCCCGGCGGCGTTCGCCGGCCCGCGGCGGCTGCACGAGCCGCCGGTGCCGCTGTCCGGGCTCGGCCGGATCGACGCCGTCGTGATCTCCCACGACCACTACGACCACCTCGACCTGGCGACGGTCCGCGCGCTGGTGGCCTCGTCGGAGGCGCCGTTCCTGGTCCCGCTCGGCGTCGGCGCCCACCTGGAACGCTGGCGCGTCCCGGCCGACCGGATCATCGAGCTCGACTGGCACGAAGAGGCGAAGGTGGCGGGCATCCGGTTCGTGGCGACGCCGGCCCAGCACTTTTCGGGCCGCGGCATCACGAACGACGACACGCTGTGGGCGTCGTGGGCCCTGCTGGGGCCGTCGCACCGGGTGTTCTACAGCGGCGACACGGGCTACTTCGACGGATTCGCCGCCATCGGCGCGGAGCACGGCCCGTTCGACGCGGCGCTGATCCAGATCGGCGCTTACGCACCGCACTGGCCGGACATCCACATGACCCCGGAGGAGGGCGTCGCGGCGGGCCTCGACGTCCGGGCGAAGCTGCTGGTCCCGGTGCACTGGGCGACGTTCCAGCTGGCGATGCACCCGTGGGGCGAGCCGGCCGACCGCGTGTGGACCGAGGCGAAGGAGGCCGACCTCCCGCTGGCGATCCCCCGCCCGGGCGAGCGCATCGACACGGCCGCACCCCCACCGGTGGACGGCTGGTGGCAGGCCCTGTGA
- a CDS encoding transposase has product MSRRSKYPEQFRRDAVELVNSSDRPLRQIARELGVNHETLRAWVNTAKQEAEAGPPAEDPAEALEVTRLRKQVAELQKEKEILRKAAAYFAREMDR; this is encoded by the coding sequence ATGTCTCGCAGGTCGAAGTATCCGGAGCAGTTCCGTCGTGACGCGGTCGAGCTGGTGAACTCGAGTGACCGGCCGTTGCGGCAGATCGCCCGCGAGCTGGGGGTCAATCACGAGACCCTGCGGGCGTGGGTGAACACCGCCAAGCAGGAGGCGGAGGCTGGGCCGCCGGCAGAAGACCCGGCGGAGGCCCTGGAGGTGACGCGGTTGCGGAAGCAGGTCGCTGAGCTGCAGAAAGAGAAGGAGATCCTGCGGAAAGCGGCCGCCTATTTTGCGCGCGAGATGGATCGATGA